One Papio anubis isolate 15944 chromosome 9, Panubis1.0, whole genome shotgun sequence genomic window carries:
- the LOC116268817 gene encoding uncharacterized protein LOC116268817: protein MSSGYPIVESIRWDFQVAMVTRKFRVLAEIIIRNFSTGDFVAISRLSFILFVVRAPERLGEPVCEAGLVETFECLSRWLQGPRSGMPEKGITWKSRYARSFAFPLQPRRGLGLGFRPASAQRSNRNSSHRTRVWEKDFKLRSWHLGANAAPNEPRIWENIVINNLGNESEARGSHCSLAERKDAGCALWKQRGLQPSWPGSSWPALEAARSPHGPDLGSRSSSAGRLPPCTFCCRSSPERNGPGARPCFGKPWGLGTRKTQDRTPKLGASPDSDVRLPQDPLTGNLPFRKARRSPALCWAGLALLSAPPGASTRCFCN, encoded by the exons ATGTCCTCGGGGTACCCCATTGTTGAGAGCATTCGGTGGGACTTCCAGGTTGCCATGGTGACCAGGAAATTCAGGGTCCTTGCGGAAATAATTATCAGGAACTTTTCCACTGGCGACTTCG TTGCGATCTCTCGTCTCTCCTTTATTCTGTTCGTGGTGCGGGCTCCGGAGCGTCTGGGAGAGCCAGTCTGTGAAGCTGGACTTGTAGAAACCTTTGAATGCCTGTCCAGGTGGCTGCAAGGCCCGCGGTCTGGGATGCCAGAGAAAGGAATCACATGGAAAAGTCGCTACGCTCGGAGTTTCGCCTTTCCCTTGCAGCCCCGGCGGGGCCTAGGCCTCGGTTTCCGGCCCGCCTCGGCTCAGAGGTCAAATAGGAACTCATCTCATCGAACTAGGGTTTGGGAGAAGGATTTCAAGTTGCGTTCTTGGCATCTGGGAGCAAACGCTGCACCGAACGAGCCTCGGATTTGGGAAAATATCGTTATTAACAACTTGGGAAACGAAAGCGAAGCCCGGGGcagccactgcagcctggccGAGAGAAAGGACGCGGGTTGTGCTCTCTGGAAGCAAAGGGGTCTGCAGCCCAGCTGGCCTGGGAGCTCGTGGCCAGCGCTGGAAGCTGCCCGCTCTCCCCACGGGCCTGACCTTGGCTCCCGCAGCAGCTCTGCCGGCCGACTGCCTCCCTGCACATTTTGCTGCCGTTCCAGTCCCGAGCGGAACGGGCCTGGAGCCAGGCCATGCTTTGGAAAGCCCTGGGGGTTAGGGACGCGCAAAACCCAGGATCGAACCCCGAAGCTGGGGGCAAGCCCAGATTCAGACGTCCGGCTCCCTCAGGACCCCTTGACGGGGAACTTACCCTTCCGGAAGGCCCGACGCTCTCCGGCTCTGTGCTGGGCAGGCCTAGCTCTTCTCTCAGCGCCACCAGGGGCGTCTACGCGGTGCTTCTGCAACTGA